The Populus alba chromosome 4, ASM523922v2, whole genome shotgun sequence genome contains a region encoding:
- the LOC118055130 gene encoding uncharacterized protein: MEDNKQDQVDGNLSEDKSSMPSSKQEEEVVKKKYGGILPKKPPLISKDHERAYFDSADWALGKQGADKPKGPLEALRPKLQPTQQQTRYRKSPYAPADGEDAGSASSEDAAANE, encoded by the exons ATGGAGGATAACAAGCAAGATCAGGTTGACGGAAATCTTTCCGAGGATAAAAGCTCCATGCCTTCATCTAAACAAGAG GAGGAAGTTGTAAAGAAGAAATATGGAGGAATTTTGCCTAAGAAACCACCTCTCATTTCTAAG GACCATGAACGTGCCTACTTTGACTCTGCTGATTGGGCACTTGGAAAG CAAGGTGCTGATAAGCCTAAAGGACCACTCGAAGCTCTTCGGCCTAAATTACAG CCCACACAACAGCAAACGCGATACCGGAAGTCTCCTTATGCCCCAGCAGATGGCGAAG ATGCAGGGAGTGCTTCATCTGAGGATGCAGCTGCCAATGAATGA
- the LOC118055129 gene encoding DNA-directed RNA polymerase 2B, chloroplastic/mitochondrial has translation MSSANPHIFSTKKIDPLIAFDKKPSVLSLINSKPSTVMWRNVAKQAILKPQSKSLNFPSFPRTHSFLGAPQEPIFFEKSKFHSVNNSSPQLGFRRIGEISTHEDYMGKPSFGFLRNGDSSNGNLCSGLCPRGYVSVAEAVSSTDVEDNVVVDEELQELLQQTRKEEEKEKDFRRRRRLHANRGMGSGKYKALRRRQVKIEAEAWEQAAKEYKELLKDMCEHKLAPNLPYMKGLFLGWFEPLRDAIAKEQESIRRGKTRPDYAPYFDLLPADMMSVITMHKLTAMVMIGGEHGCARVVAAACMIGDAIEQEIRIHNFLEKTKKKKENADNSKNSVEGESPAVMNEEEKLRKKVTDLIKKQKLPAVRKIVKGHDDSKSWSTDAKAKVGSRLIELLLQTAYIQPPPDQLADSPPDLRPAFVHTFRTVSYENKKTSRKYGVIQCDSLVLKGLEQTDRHIVIPYMPMLVPPLRWRGYDKGAHLFLPSYVMRIHGAKQQREAIKRTPKKQLQLVFEALDTLGNTKWRVNKRVLSVVDRIWNNGGRLADLVDRSDVPVPENPETEDEALLKKWKWKVKSVKKENRERHSRRCDTELKIAVARKMKNEEGFYYPHNLDFRGRAYPMHPYLNHLGSDLCRGILEFAEGRPLGKSGLRWLKIHLANLFACGVDKLSHEGRIAFTENHLDDIFDSADKPLEGKRWWLHAEDPFQCLAVCINLTEALRSSSPETCLSHIPIHQDGSCNGLQHYAALGRDKLGAAAVNLVAGEKPTDVYSGIAARVLDIMRRDAQEDPEVFPDALRARILISQVDRKLVKQTVMTSVYGVTYIGARDQIKRRLKERGLTDNSEIFSCSCYAAKVTLTALGEMFEAARSIMNWLGECAKIIASENEPVRWTTPLGLPVVQPYRKLGKHVIKTSLQFLTLQKETDKVMVKRQRTAFPPNFVHSLDGSHMMMTAVACKRAGLKFAGVHDSYWTHACDVDEMNRILREKFVELYETPILKNLLESFEKSFPTLSFPPLPEWGDFELRQVLESPYFFN, from the exons atGTCCAGTGCCAACCCCCATATATTCTCTACCAAAAAAATTGATCCTTTGATTGCTTTTGATAAGAAACCCTCAGTTCTATCCCTAATCAATTCAAAACCATCCACAGTTATGTGGAGAAACGTTGCAAAACAAGCCATTTTGAAACCCCAATCAAAGTCTCTCAATTTCCCTTCATTTCCAAGAACTCACAGCTTTTTAGGAGCCCCTCAAGAACCCATCTTTTTTGAGAAATCCAAGTTCCATTCAGTTAATAACTCAAGTCCACAGCTGGGTTTTCGCCGAATTGGCGAAATATCAACCCATGAGGATTATATGGGAAAacctagttttggttttttgagaAATGGTGATAGTAGTAATGGGAATCTGTGTAGTGGGTTGTGTCCAAGAGGATATGTGAGTGTAGCTGAGGCAGTGTCATCAACAGACGTTGAAGATAATGTGGTTGTTGATGAGGAATTGCAAGAATTGTTGCAACAAACGaggaaagaagaggagaaagagaaggaCTTTAGGAGGAGAAGGAGGCTACATGCTAACCGTGGAATGGGGTCAGGGAAGTATAAGGCCTTAAGGAGAAGGCAAGTGAAGATTGAGGCTGAAGCATGGGAACAGGCAGCGAAAGAATATAAGGAACTTCTAAAGGATATGTGTGAGCATAAGTTGGCTCCTAATTTGCCATATATGAAGGGTTTGTTTCTTGGTTGGTTTGAGCCTTTGAGAGATGCAATTGCGAAAGAGCAGGAGTCGATTAGAAGAGGGAAGACCAGACCGGATTATGCTCCCTATTTTGATCTGTTGCCAGCTGATATGATGTCTGTTATTACTATGCATAAGCTCACAGCAATGGTGATGATAGGTGGGGAACATGGATGTGCAAGAGTAGTGGCTGCTGCTTGTATGATTGGTGATGCAATTGAGCAGGAG ATTAGGATACACAATTtcttggagaaaacaaagaagaaaaaggaaaacgcTGATAATAGCAAGAATAGTGTAGAAGGTGAATCCCCTGCTGTCAtgaatgaagaagagaagctaagaaaaaaggttactgatttgattaaaaaacaaaagctgcCAGCAGTGAGGAAGATTGTGAAGGGGCACGATGATTCAAAATCATGGAGCACAGATGCTAAGGCCAAG GTCGGCAGCCGTCTAATTGAATTGCTGTTACAAACAGCTTATATACAGCCTCCTCCTGATCAGTTAGCTGATAGTCCACCTGATCTTCGACCTGCATTTGTACACACGTTCAGAACTGTGTCATATGAAAATAA GAAGACTTCCAGAAAATATGGTGTTATTCAATGTGACTCGCTAGTCCTCAAAGGCCTTGAGCAAACT GATAGGCACATAGTGATTCCTTATATGCCAATGTTGGTGCCACCACTTCGATGGAGAGG TTATGATAAAGGTGCACACCTGTTCTTACCATCCTATGTCATGCGGATACATGGTGCTAAACAGCAACGTGAAGCAATTAAGAGGACACCTAAGAAGCAGCTACAGCTAGTTTTTGAG GCCCTGGATACATTAGGAAATACCAAATGGAGGGTAAATAAGAGGGTACTTAGTGTTGTTGATAGAATATGGAATAATGGAGGTCGTCTTGCTGATTTGGTAGACCGCAGTGAT GTTCCTGTACCTGAGAATCCGGAAACAGAAGATGAAGCACTGCTAAAGAAGTGGAAGTGGAAAGTCAAAAGTGTGAAAAAAGAGAACAGGGAAAGACATTCACGGCGTTGCGACACAGAACTTAAAATTGCT GTAGCACGGaagatgaaaaatgaagaaggtTTCTATTATCCACACAATCTTGACTTTCGTGGCCGTGCCTACCCCATGCACCCATATTTAAACCATCTCGGCTCAGATCTGTGCCGGGGGATTTTGGAGTTTGCAGAGGGACGCCCTCTTGGAAAGTCAGGCTTACGCTGGCTGAAGATACACCTTGCAAATCTGTTTGCTTGTGGTGTAGACAAGTTATCACATGAGGGACGAATAGCATTTACTGAGAATCACCTTGATGATATATTTGATTCTGCGGACAAACCACTTGAAGGAAAGCGTTGGTGGTTGCACGCAGAAGATCCGTTTCAGTGCTTGGCTGTGTGCATTAACCTCACTGAAGCTTTGAGAAGCTCCTCTCCAGAAACATGCCTTTCACATATTCCTATTCATCAG GATGGTTCCTGCAATGGTCTGCAACACTATGCTGCACTTGGAAGAGACAAG TTGGGAGCAGCTGCTGTTAATCTAGTTGCTGGAGAGAAGCCCACAGATGTCTACTCAGGAATAGCTGCTAG AGTACTTGACATCATGCGGAGGGATGCACAGGAAGATCCAGAAGTTTTTCCTGACGCTTTGCGTGCAAGAATATTAATCAGTCAG GTGGATAGGAAATTGGTGAAGCAGACAGTGATGACATCTGTGTATGGTGTGACTTACATTGGTGCTAGAGACCAAATCAAAAGGAGGTTAAAGGAACGTGGTCTCACAGACAATTCAGAGATCTTCAGTTGTTCTTGCTATGCTGCAAAG GTGACCTTAACTGCCTTAGGAGAGATGTTTGAAGCTGCACGAAGTATCATGAACTGGCTTGGGGAATGTGCAAAG ATTATTGCATCTGAAAATGAGCCAGTGCGATGGACAACTCCACTAggacttcctgttgtacaacCTTACCGGAAATTAGGGAAGCATGTT ATCAAAACCTCCCTACAGTTTTTAACACTACAAAAGGAAACTGACAAG GTTATGGTCAAACGACAGAGAACAGCTTTCCCACCAAATTTTGTTCATTCCCTTGATGGTTCTCATATGATGATGACTGCAGTTGCCTGCAAAAGGGCAGGCTTAAAATTTGCAG GAGTTCACGATTCATATTGGACACATGCATGTGACGTGGATGAAATGAACAGGATACTGAGGGAAAAGTTTGTTGAACTCTATGAAACacctatattaaaaaat TTGTTGGAGAGCTTCGAAAAGTCCTTTCCTACACTGTCTTTTCCGCCTTTGCCTGAATGGGGAGACTTTGAGTTGAGGCAAGTGTTGGAATCACCTTATTTCTTCAACTGA
- the LOC118055131 gene encoding eukaryotic translation initiation factor 5, translating to MALQNIGAANSDDAFYRYKMPKMITKIEGRGNGIKTNIVNMVDIAKALARPASYTTKYFGCELGAQSKFDEKTGTSHVNGSHDTAKLAGLLENFIKKYVQCYGCGNPETEVIITKSQMIQLKCAACGFVSDVDMRDKLTTFIVKNPPESKKGSKDKKAMRRAEKERLKEGEAADEEQKKLKNGKKKGSSTKDGHAKASSIKKKANSSDEERGSPTHSQVDEKEEADDEDDVQWQTDTSLEAARQRIQEQLSAVTADMVMLAADESEKNSKTASKENSSPREEEPKAGYGNSSAYETLVEEVKVNLKKGVSASKIQSVLSALDGSAQEKMNGLFEALFEGVEKGFAKEVGKKKKYLSAAVAQDEGSQLLLLRAIGAFCGKSSSSALKEVALVMKDLYDADVLEEEHIVQWYQEGLEGPSKDSQIWKNAKPFIEWLQNAESESEEE from the coding sequence ATGGCGTTGCAGAATATTGGTGCTGCAAACAGTGATGATGCCTTCTACAGGTACAAGATGCCCAAGATGATTACCAAAATTGAGGGCCGAGGAAATGGCATCAAGACAAACATTGTCAACATGGTTGATATTGCAAAGGCTTTGGCAAGGCCAGCTTCTTACACTACGAAGTACTTTGGTTGTGAGCTTGGTGCACAATCCAAATTTGATGAGAAAACAGGGACTTCCCATGTGAATGGCTCTCATGACACTGCCAAACTTGCAGGCCTGCTTGAGAACTTTATCAAGAAATATGTCCAGTGTTATGGTTGTGGAAACCCTGAGACTGAGGTAATCATCACCAAAAGCCAGATGATCCAGCTGAAATGTGCTGCTTGTGGTTTTGTGTCGGATGTTGATATGAGGGACAAGCTCACCACTTTCATTGTGAAGAATCCACCAGAATCAAAGAAGGGATCAAAGGACAAGAAGGCAATGAGGAGGGCTGAGAAGGAGCGACTGAAGGAAGGTGAAGCTGCCGATGAGGAGCAGAAGAAACTGAAGAATGGTAAGAAGAAGGGATCTTCTACAAAGGATGGCCATGCAAAAGCTAGCTCTATTAAGAAGAAAGCAAACAGCTCTGATGAGGAACGTGGGTCACCAACTCATAGCCAGGTTGATGAGAAGGAAGAGgctgatgatgaagatgatgtcCAGTGGCAAACTGATACATCTCTGGAGGCTGCTCGCCAGCGCATTCAAGAGCAGTTGAGTGCTGTGACAGCTGATATGGTCATGCTCGCCGCAGATGAGTCTGAGAAGAATTCAAAGACAGCCAGCAAAGAAAATAGCAGTCCTCGAGAGGAGGAACCAAAAGCTGGTTACGGGAATTCAAGCGCTTATGAAACTCTCGTGGAGGAGGTGAAGGTAAACCTGAAGAAAGGAGTATCTGCAAGCAAAATACAGTCTGTTCTCAGTGCACTTGATGGGTCTGCTCAGGAAAAGATGAATGGTCTGTTTGAGGCATTGTTTGAGGGTGTTGAGAAAGGATTTGCGAAGGAGGTTggcaagaagaagaagtatCTGTCAGCCGCTGTTGCTCAGGATGAGGGATCACAGTTGCTCCTGCTCCGAGCAATTGGGGCATTCTGTGGGAAGTCAAGCTCGAGTGCACTGAAGGAAGTGGCTCTTGTCATGAAAGACCTATATGATGCTGATGTCCTGGAGGAAGAGCACATCGTGCAGTGGTATCAGGAAGGGCTAGAGGGACCGAGCAAGGATTCTCAGATTTGGAAGAATGCTAAGCCCTTCATTGAATGGCTTCAGAATGCTGAGTCTGAGTCGGAGGAAGAATga